CCGGTTTTGGTTATGGCTTCCGCGATTAAAATATCTTACCACAAGCGGCTTTTTCTTATGTTGCTTGCTTTCTCATGGACTCTAATCCTATCCTTCATCGGATTTCAATATCTGCGAGAAAAACAATACAAATCAGATTTCTTGAATGCACAACTTCAAATGTACAATTGCCACCTTCTTGAAGTTGTAGAAGATGGTTTGTCATACGAAGAGTATATAGCGACACACGAAAAGCCTTTCAATGACCTTCGCATATCCATAATAGCTCTTTCCGGCGCTGTTATTTATGACAATATGATTTCACCGGATTCTCTTGACAATCACCGCCATCGACCCGAAATCGAAACAGCATTAAATGACGGATTCGGATACCATATCGAACGACAATCAGCAAGTGATGGACGTGAATATTTCTATTCTGCAACAAAGGGCAAACGTGCTATAATCCGTACAGCTATTCCTTACTCATCAACACTTCGTGAGTTACTTAAGGCTGACTGGGATTTCTTGGGAATAATGATTATCATCAGCTCAGTGATGAGCGTGTTGGCTTATTTCGCAACAAGAAGACTTGGCAAGACCATTGAACGACTAAACAGGTTTGCAGATAAGGCTAAAAAAGGAGAGGTTTTTGACGAGAATGAACCATTTCCTAATGATGAACTTGGTTTTATTTCCAATCATATTGTACAACTTTATGCTCAATGGCAACAAACCATTAGGGATAGAGATATTGCTTATGAGGCAACTTTGCGTGAGGAACAAGAGAAAATGCGAATCAAGCGTCAGCTTACCAATAATATAAACCACGAACTGAAAACCCCTGTGGCATCCATACAAGTCTGCCTTGAAACCTTGCTTTCGGGCATCAATCTTAGTGAAGACAAAAGACTAGAACTTATAGAACGGTGTTATACAAACAATGAACGCCTTAGACGATTATTGGCTGATGTATCCTTAATAACAAGAATGGAAGATGGAAGTATGCTTATCAGCAAAGAGAAGGTCGTTCTCAACGATATTCTGTGTGAGATTGCCGAAGAATTGACGATAATGCCGGACGAGGAACGTATGACACTACATACCAACTTTAACGAACGAGTGATATTAGATGGTAATCTCTCGCTTATCGGCTCCATATTCCGCAACCTCACCGAAAATGCAATTGCCTATTCTGGAGGTAGGAACATCTATATCTCGCTTATCGCTAACGAAAACAAAGAGTATCATATCCGCTTTGAGGATGATGGTTGCGGTGTGGAAGAGAAACAATTAACACGCCTATTTGAACGATTCTACCGAATTGATAAAGGTCGTTCAAGACAAAAAGGTGGCACAGGGCTTGGTCTTGCCATAGTCAAACACGCTGTACAATTTCATGGAGGAACCATAACTGCCAGCAACCGGCCAAATGGAGGATTGAGATTTGATTTTGTTTTGAAAAAGTAGTTAACAGCATTATACCAACAGAGTTATCATACTGCTTCTGCCACGTGCAATAGGTATCCCCGGACTGTGCTTGCCATTCCGGCTGCCGAATCGTGTGCTTGCACTGTTATTTGCATCCGTTATATCCAGAGCAACTCCACCCAAAAGAAAAAAGACGGTTTGAAACCGTCTTTTTTCTTTTTACCTCTTAAAACTCGCTCGTAAAGTGGAAGCGGATATTCTTGAAATCCATCTGCGCCATTTGCAGCACATACCCGGAGTCGGCAAGGAACACATCACGCCCTTCCCTATCCTTCGCCATATACTGATATTTGCGTTTCTTGAAGGCTTCCAATTCAGCCGGGTCGTCACTCTCTACCCAGCACGCTTTGTAAAGGCTGACCGGCTCCCAGCGACACGATGCATTGTATTCATTCAACAAACGGTATTGGATGACCTCAAACTGCAACTGCCCCACCGTACCGATAATCTTGCGGCCGTTGAACTGGTTGACAAACAGCTGTGCCACCCCTTCGTCCATCAACTGATCGATACCTTTTGCCAACTGTTTCTGCTTCATCGGGTCGGCATTCTCGATATACTTGAACATCTCCGGCGAGAAACTGGGCAAACCACGGAAATGAAGCATCTCGCCTTCGGTCAGCGTATCGCCGATTTTGAACGTGCCGTTATCAGGCAAACCGATAATATCTCCTGCGTATGCTTCGTCAATCGTTGTCTTGCGTTGTGCCATAAACTGCGTGGGCGAGGAGAAACGCATTGTCTTGCCGTGGCGCACGTGCATATACGGAGCGTTACGGACAAACTTACCGGAGCAAATCTTGCAAAACGCCACACACGAACGATGGTTCGGGTCGATATTGGCGGTAATCTTAAAGATAAACCCAGTGAATTTCGGTTCGTCAGGTTTCACTTCACGCTCTTCTGCCTGTACAGGACGAGGACTGGGAGCTATCTCTACAAAACAGTTCAGCAACTCTTGCACACCAAAGTTGTTCAACGCCGATCCGAAGAATACAGGCGCACAGTCCCCCGCCAAATAGGATTCCGAATCAAATTCCGGATAAACACCCTCAATCAGTTCCAAATCGCCACGCAACTTGTCTGCCAACGACTTGCCAATCTGTTGGTCCAGTTCTTCCGAATGAATATCGACTGCCACTTTCTCTGTTACCACCTGTTTGGATGGCTGATACAAGTCCAGTTTCTGTTCGTAGATATTGTATACTCCTTTAAAACGTGCTCCCTGCTCAATCGGCCATGACAACGGACGGACCTGAATCATCAGTTCCTCTTCAAGTTCGTCGAGCAAGTCGAACGGATCTTTTCCTTCACGGTCCATTTTGTTGACGAAGATAATTACCGGTGTCTTTCTCATACGGCACACCTCCATCAGTTTACGCGTCTGCGTTTCCACACCTTTCGCACCGTCTACCACGATGATAACACTGTCTACAGCTGTCAATGTGCGATATGTATCTTCGGCAAAGTCCTGGTGACCGGGAGTATCGAGAATGTTAATCTTATAGTCCCGATAGTCGAATTCCATCACGGAAGTCGTTACCGAAATACCGCGTTGTTTCTCAATCTCCATCCAGTCGGACGTAGCCGTTTTTTTAATTTTATTACTTTTTACCGCACCTGCCACCTGTATCTGACCTCCGAAAAGCAACAGCTTTTCCGTCAGCGATGTCTTACCAGCATCCGGATGCGCAATAATGGCGAACGTCCGCCGTCTCAAAATTTCTGTATTATCTGCCATAGTTTTTTAGTTAGAATGATGAATTATAAAACATGAATAAGCTATGCTGGAATAACATAGCCTACATCCATTATTCATCTTTCATAATTTTATCAATGCATTGTTTGAGGCTCTCCTCCCAATGAGGAATCTCTATATCGAACGTTGTTTTTATTTTTGTTTTATCAAGCACGGAATATGCCGGACGGTTTGCTTTCGCTGGATATTCGGCTGTATGCAAAGGTTTCACTTTGCAGGTGGTTATCCCTGCCAGACGATGAATAGCTACCGTGAAATCATACCAGGAACAAACTCCCTCATTGCTGAAATGGTAAATACCGCGAACTATACCTTTATTTATAATAGTATAGATAGCACGTGCCAAGTCATTGGCATACGTCGGAGTCCCTATTTGGTCGAAAACAACTCCCAGGCTGTCACGCTCTTTTCCGAGACGAATCATCGTCTTTACGAAATTATTACCGAAAGTGGAATAGAGCCATGCAGTACGAATCACGGCTGTTTTCTCACAGCAATTCATTACCTCCTTTTCTCCTTCCAGTTTAGTGGTACCATATACTGAATCCGGGCTGGGATTGCACTCTTCCGTGTATGGAGAATGCGCAGTACCGTCAAATACATAGTCAGTAGATACTTGTATCATGGTAGCACCATTGGCCTGTGCCGCACTTGCCAGTTGTTTCGGTGCTTCACAATTCAATTTGTATGCTAATTCTTGATTATCTTCTGCTTTATCTACAGCTGTATAAGCAGCACAATTCACAATAAGCTCAATCTGCTTCTCTGCCATATAAGCCCAAACAGCTTGCTTGTCGCAGATATCGAGTTCCTGCACATCTGTGAAATAATACGTATGTTGCGGATTCTCTTTTGCAAGCACCTGCATCTCATTGCCAAGCTGACCGTTGGCACCTGTTACTAAAATTCTCATTTATTCATCCAGTTTTAATTCACCTTTACGGTCTTTATCATAATAATTTGCCAACATCGAAAGGAAATTAGTGATAGCTTCCACTGCCTTGGCTGTTCCTTCGCTGATAGGCTTCTTTTGAAGGCGAAGCAGGAGTATTCCATACAACGCTTCAAAACAGGTTTCCAGTTCGGGTTCGTCTTTCTTACCGTTTTTATTCCGTAATTCTACAATAAACGGTAATGCTTTGAAATAAGCAGCACTGTAAAAAGGAAATTTAGGAGAAGAGGACAATGCATTATGCAATTCTGTCAGATTGATAATCACGTTCTTATTAATCTGCAGATGCCCTTTTTCCCGTACTCCTTCCTCACCCATCATCGTAATCAAATTGACGTACCATTCTCGCATGGCAGGCTGCTGTTCTTCCGGATAGCGTGCAATCACATTTGCCTCCATCTCTTCCGGTTCACAATGATTGGCACGGATCAAGTCTTCCTCTTGCCACATATATATAAGGTATTCGGCAATATTTTTCTCTTTCAGTTGTTGTGCTATCTGATTCATTATGTTATCCCTTAATAAAGTGACTCTCCCAACAAAGTATAAACCAGCCCTACCATAGATACCAGCATTACAATACTTCCAATGATACGGTTCAGCATCCAAATACCACGCAGATTGAACTTGGTACGCACTTTATTCACAAAATAAGTGATGCCCAACCACCAAGTCAACGCCCCGGCAGCAATCGCAAAATATCCCGTTATCTCTTCAAAAACCAAAACGCCCTGCTGCACAAAGGCAAAACGGGCGAAAAGTCCGATAAACAGGAAGATTATCAACGGATTGGATAGAGTAACAAAAAAAGCGGTAATAAAATTATGGAAATAAGAACCTTTGTTGGACGAAGCCGGACGAATGGATTGCACCGGATTGCTACGGAAAGTATATATACCGAAAAGTAGCAACATGATGCTTCCCAACAGTTGCAAATAGAAAATGTTTTTATTGATATAATCGAAAACGAAACTCATCCCATAACCGGTGAGCAAAGCGTAGGCTATATCGCTCAACGAGGCTCCCAGTCCCGTTACAAAGCCATACCAACGCCCTTTGTTCAATGTCCGCTGTATGCACAATACGCCCACCGGCCCCAAAGGTGCGGACACTACAACGCCAATAATAAAGCCTTTAACTAATATATCGAATATTGTCTCTATCTGAATCATTCTGCAAATATCGCACTTTTTTATGATATAAGGATAGGATATTAACGTTTTTTCCAACGAATCGCCCCTATTTCATGGAGCAAAGGACACTTAAAATGACACTTGGAAAACACAGGCAATACGAATGATTCCTTTTGTTTCTCTAGTTTCATTCATTACGATACAGCAATAAGCTACAAGTCCATTACTATATTTAAGATTTTCCAGTGCTATGAATAAGGACTTTCAGTGCGCAGGAGTAAGATTTTCCATGCAGTCAGGAAGTAGTCACCTTATAACGTGATAATAGTCATCTTACAAGGTAATATTTGTCCGATTATAAGGTGATATTTATCATTATCCAAGGTGCCCACTTGTCAGGGAAACGGGAAACAATAAAGATACGAGATTAAATTGGTAAAAAGCAAGAGAAGGATAGAAACTAATCGTGCATTTATCGTACGGAAATAAATCAATCCATAAAAAGGGAAGACGGAAAAAAGATTTATTTCTGTTTTATTTCTCACCACCAATGAAATTACTTATCTTTGCACCACAGAAAAAGAGAAGAGTTTCTCCTGTAGGAACTTCAATCGTAAAATCGTAAATCGTAAAATCGTAAATATACAACATGATTCTTTTTTTCAGAACCCCTTCCAAGAGCGTGATTGCCGTAGAGAGCAACCATCAGCTCACCACTGACGAAAGTAATAAACTCTGCTGGCTTTTTGGCGAAGCCGTGATGGAAAGTGAAGAAAACCTGAAAGGCTGTTTCGTTGGTCCACGCCGCGAGATGATCACTCCTTGGAGTACAAACGCAGTAGAAATCACCCAAAACATGGGGCTCGAAGGCATCAGCCGCATCGAGGAGTACTTCCCTGTTAAGGATGAAAACGCTGACTACGACCCGATGCTCCAACGCATGTACAAAGGACTCGACCAAAACATATTCACGACCAACCGCCAGCCGGATCCGATTATCTACATCGAAGATCTCGAAGCGTACAACGAAAAAGAAGGTCTGGCACTTTCTAAAGAAGAAATGGACTATCTGAAGAAAGTGGAAAATGACCTCGGTCGTAAACTGACTGACTCCGAAGTTTTCGGTTTCGCACAAATCAACTCCGAACACTGCCGCCACAAAATCTTCGGCGGAACATTCATCATCGACGGTGTAGAACAGGAGTCTTCCCTGTTCCAGATGATTAAAAAGACGACACAGGAAAATCCGAATAAAATCATCTCTGCTTATAAAGATAATGTAGCCTTCGCCGAAGGTCCGGTGGTGGAACAGTTTGCTCCGGCAGACCACTCCAAGCCCGATTACTTCCAGGTGAAAGACATCAAGAGCGTTATCTCACTGAAAGCAGAAACACATAATTTCCCTACTACGGTAGAACCGTTCAACGGTGCTTCTACCGGTACAGGCGGTGAAATCCGCGACCGTATGGGCGGTGGTAAAGGTTCATGGCCTATTGCAGGTACTGCTGTCTACATGACTTCTTACCCCCGCACGGATGAAGGACGCGAGTGGGAAGAAATACTTCCGGTACGCAAATGGTTGTACCAGACTCCCGAGCAGATACTTATCAAAGCATCCAACGGTGCTTCCGACTTCGGTAATAAGTTCGGTCAGCCGCTGATCTGCGGTTCGGTACTGACTTTCGAACACACGGAAAACAAAGAAGTTTATGGTTACGATAAAGTAATCATGCTTGCCGGCGGTGTAGGTTACGGCACACAACGCGACTGCCTGAAAGGTGCACCGGAAGCAGGAAACAAAGTGGTAGTAATCGGTGGTGACAACTACCGTATCGGACTAGGTGGTGGTTCCGTATCCTCTGTAGATACCGGTCGTTACAGCAGCGGTATCGAACTGAACGCAGTTCAACGTGCTAATGCTGAAATGCAGAAACGTGCCAACAACGTAGTACGTGCTCTTTGCGAAGAAGAGGTGAACCCCGTTGTTTCTATCCACGACCACGGCTCTGCCGGACACGTCAACTGTCTGTCCGAGTTAGTGGAAGAATGTGGCGGTTTAATCGATATGAGCAAGTTGCCTATCGGCGACAAGACCTTGTCGGCAAAAGAAATCATCGCCAACGAGAGTCAGGAACGTATGGGGCTATTGATTAAAGAAGAAGCCATCGAGCATGTACGTAAGATTGCCGAACGCGAACGCGCTCCAATGTATGTAGTTGGCGAAACAACCGGCGATCATCGTTTCGCCTTCCAACAGGCTGACGGGGTACGTCCGTTTGATCTTGCCGTAGAACAGATGTTCGGTTCTTCTCCCAAGACATATATGGTAGACAAAACCATAGAACGTCATTACGAAATGCCGAAATACGAATTGTCGAAACTCCATGAATATCTGACGAATGTGTTGCAGCTCGAAGCTGTTGCCTGCAAGGATTGGTTGACAAATAAGGTAGACCGCTCCGTGACAGGTAAAGTAGCACGCCAGCAATGCCAGGGCGAACTTCAGTTGCCGTTGAGCGACTGCGGTGTCGTAGCGCTCGACTACCGTGGAGAAAAAGGAATCGCTACTTCTATCGGACATGCTCCACAAGCAGCATTGGCTGATCCGGCTGCCGGTTCCATCCTCGCCGTATCCGAAGCGCTGACCAATCTTGTTTGGGCTCCGATGGCGGAAGGCATGGACAGCATTTCTCTGTCTGCCAACTGGATGTGGCCTTGCCGCTCTCAAGAAGGTGAAGATGCCCGCCTTTACACAGCCGTTAAAGCATTGAGCGACTTCTGTTGCGCATTGCAAATCAATGTTCCTACCGGAAAAGACTCTCTGTCTATGACGCAGAAGTATCCGAACGGTGAAAAAGTGATTTCTCCGGGAACTGTGATTGTTTCTGCCGGCGGTGAAGTTTCCGACGTGAAGAAAGTGGTATCTCCGGTATTGGTTAACAATGAAAAGACTACGCTTTATCATATTGACTTCAGCTTCGACGAACTGAAACTAGGTGGTTCGGCTTTCGCACAATCTTTGGGTAAAGTGGGTGACGAAGTACCTTGCGTACAGGACGCCGAATATTTCCGTGACGCTTTCCTTGCCGTACAGGAACTTGTAAACAAAGGATTGATTCTTGCAGGACACGATATATCTGCCGGTGGTCTGATCACTACATTGCTCGAAATGTGCTTCTCTAATGTAGAAGGCGGTTTGGAAATCAGCCTCGACAAGATGAAGGAAGAGGACATCGTCAAGATTCTGTTTGCAGAAAACCCGGGTATCGTTATCCAGATCAGCGACAAGCACAAGGATGAAGTGAAGAAGATTTTGGAAGACGCCGGCGTAGGCTACATAAAGCTGGGTAAACCGACTGACGAACGCCACATTTTGGTATCTAAAGACGGTGCAACTTACCAATTCGGCATTGATTATATGCGTGATGTATGGTATTCTTCTTCTTACCTGCTCGACCGCAAACAGTCTATGAACGGCTGCGCCAAGAAACGTTTTGAAAACTACAAGATGCAACCCGTAGAATTCGCTTTCATGCCGGAATTCAAAGGTAAGCTTTCTCAATACGGTATCACTCCAGACCGTCGCACTCCAAGTGGTATCCGTGCGGCTATCATCCGCGAAAAGGGAACGAACGGCGAGCGCGAAATGGCATACTCACTCTATCTGGCAGGCTTTGACGTAAAAGACGTTACGATGACCGACCTTATCAGCGGGCGCGAGACACTGGAAGACGTAAACATGATTGTTTACTGCGGTGGTTTCTCCAACTCCGACGTATTGGGTTCTGCCAAAGGATGGGCAGGCGGATTCCTGTTCAACCCGAAAGCGAAAGAGGCACTCGACAAGTTCTACGCTCGTGAAGATACGCTCTCACTGGGTATTTGCAACGGTTGCCAGTTGATGATGGAACTTGGTCTTATCAATCCGGAACATAAGAAAAAAGGCAAGATGCTACACAATGACTCCCATAAATTCGAGTCTACTTTCGTCGGCCTGACTATCCCGACAAACCGCAGTGTGATGTTTGGTTCACTAAGCGGAAGCAAACTGGGTATCTGGGTAGCACACGGAGAAGGTAAATTCTCACTGCCGTACGATGAAGACAAATACAATGTAGTGGCGAAATACAGCTACGATGAGTACCCGGGCAACCCGAACGGCTCAGACTACTCCATTGCAGGACTTGCCAGTGCAGACGGGCGTCATTTGGCGATGATGCCTCACTTGGAACGTGCCATCTTCCCATGGCAAAACGGTTGTTATCCGACAGACCGCAAGAACAGCGATCAGGTTACTCCATGGATAGAAGCGTTTGTCAACGCTCGCAAATGGGTGGAAGCTAAAATGAAATAAATCATTCCTATATTTACAGAGGCTGGTACATTTTAAAGTGCCGGCCTCTTATTTTACCCAACATTTCGTTCTACCATTAACATGACAGATAACATTGACAACCCGGCTCTCACAGTAGATGTAATGTAAATCCCAGTCAATATGGCAAAGAGAAAAAACAGTTAGTCAGGAAGGAGGAGAAAAGAAAGAATGAACATTTATCTCGAAGCATTTGGAATCTTTTTTAAAATTGGCGCTTTCACCATTGGAGGAGGGTATGCAATGGTGCCACTGATTGAAAATGAAATTGTCACCAAACGGAAGTGGATTGCGCAGGACGATTTTATCGATCTGCTGGCTATCTCCCAATCCGCTCCGGGAATTTTGGCAGTCAATATTTCTATCTTTATAGGATATAAGCTGCGCGGCATCCGGGGAAGTATTGTCACGGCATTGGGAACAATCTTGCCCTCTTTCCTTATCATATTGGCTATTGCCCTGTTCTTTCATAGTTTCAAAGACAATCCGATAGTGGAACGCATCTTCAGAGGAATCCGACCGGCAGTGGTAGCACTCATTGCCGCACCGACCTTTACCATGGGGCGATCTGCCAAAATCAACCGCTACAATCTGTGGATTCCGGTTGTTTCAGCATTATTAATCTGGTTGTTGGGCTTCTCTCCTATTTGGATTATCATCGCTGCGGGTGTAGGCGGTTTTCTTTGGGGAAAGGTTAAAAAAGTTGAGAGTTGAGAGCGGAGAGTTGAAGCGGCATAGATTACACGGATTAACGTTGTTGTTTTACAGATTCCTAATTCTAAACAGCCATGAAAGCCATGAAATCCGTGTAATCCACGTAATCCATGCAATCCACGTGATCCGTGCAATCCACGTGATCCGTGCCTAAAATTATTATATAATAAACTATTAATCATATGATTTACATACAGTTATTCTATACATTTTTCAAGATCGGGCTCTTTGGCTTCGGCGGCGGTTATGCCATGCTTTCCATGATTCAAGGTGAAGTGGTGACCCGCTATGGATGGGTAAGTCCGCAGGAGTTCACGGATATTGTCGCAATCAGCCAGATGACACCAGGACCTATTGGTATTAATGCAGCTACTTATGTAGGGTTTACTTCGACAGGTAGCGTATGGGGTTCCATCATTGCGACTTTCGCTGTAGTTCTCCCCTCTTTTATCTTGATGCTGACTATCAGCAAATTCTTCCTGAAATACCAGAAACACCCCGTAGTGGAATCTATTTTCGGTGGATTACGCCCGGCAGTAGTCGGATTACTCGCCTCTGCTGCGTTGGTATTAATGAATGTAGAAAACTTCGGTTCGCCTATTGAAGATACCTATTCATTCGTTATCAGCGTCATTATATTCCTGATTGCTTTCATCGGAACAAGAAAATATAAAGCCAATCCGATTCTGATGATTATCGCCTGCGGCATTGCAG
The Bacteroides caecimuris DNA segment above includes these coding regions:
- a CDS encoding chromate transporter, with product MIYIQLFYTFFKIGLFGFGGGYAMLSMIQGEVVTRYGWVSPQEFTDIVAISQMTPGPIGINAATYVGFTSTGSVWGSIIATFAVVLPSFILMLTISKFFLKYQKHPVVESIFGGLRPAVVGLLASAALVLMNVENFGSPIEDTYSFVISVIIFLIAFIGTRKYKANPILMIIACGIAGLLLY
- a CDS encoding chromate transporter yields the protein MNIYLEAFGIFFKIGAFTIGGGYAMVPLIENEIVTKRKWIAQDDFIDLLAISQSAPGILAVNISIFIGYKLRGIRGSIVTALGTILPSFLIILAIALFFHSFKDNPIVERIFRGIRPAVVALIAAPTFTMGRSAKINRYNLWIPVVSALLIWLLGFSPIWIIIAAGVGGFLWGKVKKVES
- the rfbD gene encoding dTDP-4-dehydrorhamnose reductase produces the protein MRILVTGANGQLGNEMQVLAKENPQHTYYFTDVQELDICDKQAVWAYMAEKQIELIVNCAAYTAVDKAEDNQELAYKLNCEAPKQLASAAQANGATMIQVSTDYVFDGTAHSPYTEECNPSPDSVYGTTKLEGEKEVMNCCEKTAVIRTAWLYSTFGNNFVKTMIRLGKERDSLGVVFDQIGTPTYANDLARAIYTIINKGIVRGIYHFSNEGVCSWYDFTVAIHRLAGITTCKVKPLHTAEYPAKANRPAYSVLDKTKIKTTFDIEIPHWEESLKQCIDKIMKDE
- the purL gene encoding phosphoribosylformylglycinamidine synthase; this encodes MILFFRTPSKSVIAVESNHQLTTDESNKLCWLFGEAVMESEENLKGCFVGPRREMITPWSTNAVEITQNMGLEGISRIEEYFPVKDENADYDPMLQRMYKGLDQNIFTTNRQPDPIIYIEDLEAYNEKEGLALSKEEMDYLKKVENDLGRKLTDSEVFGFAQINSEHCRHKIFGGTFIIDGVEQESSLFQMIKKTTQENPNKIISAYKDNVAFAEGPVVEQFAPADHSKPDYFQVKDIKSVISLKAETHNFPTTVEPFNGASTGTGGEIRDRMGGGKGSWPIAGTAVYMTSYPRTDEGREWEEILPVRKWLYQTPEQILIKASNGASDFGNKFGQPLICGSVLTFEHTENKEVYGYDKVIMLAGGVGYGTQRDCLKGAPEAGNKVVVIGGDNYRIGLGGGSVSSVDTGRYSSGIELNAVQRANAEMQKRANNVVRALCEEEVNPVVSIHDHGSAGHVNCLSELVEECGGLIDMSKLPIGDKTLSAKEIIANESQERMGLLIKEEAIEHVRKIAERERAPMYVVGETTGDHRFAFQQADGVRPFDLAVEQMFGSSPKTYMVDKTIERHYEMPKYELSKLHEYLTNVLQLEAVACKDWLTNKVDRSVTGKVARQQCQGELQLPLSDCGVVALDYRGEKGIATSIGHAPQAALADPAAGSILAVSEALTNLVWAPMAEGMDSISLSANWMWPCRSQEGEDARLYTAVKALSDFCCALQINVPTGKDSLSMTQKYPNGEKVISPGTVIVSAGGEVSDVKKVVSPVLVNNEKTTLYHIDFSFDELKLGGSAFAQSLGKVGDEVPCVQDAEYFRDAFLAVQELVNKGLILAGHDISAGGLITTLLEMCFSNVEGGLEISLDKMKEEDIVKILFAENPGIVIQISDKHKDEVKKILEDAGVGYIKLGKPTDERHILVSKDGATYQFGIDYMRDVWYSSSYLLDRKQSMNGCAKKRFENYKMQPVEFAFMPEFKGKLSQYGITPDRRTPSGIRAAIIREKGTNGEREMAYSLYLAGFDVKDVTMTDLISGRETLEDVNMIVYCGGFSNSDVLGSAKGWAGGFLFNPKAKEALDKFYAREDTLSLGICNGCQLMMELGLINPEHKKKGKMLHNDSHKFESTFVGLTIPTNRSVMFGSLSGSKLGIWVAHGEGKFSLPYDEDKYNVVAKYSYDEYPGNPNGSDYSIAGLASADGRHLAMMPHLERAIFPWQNGCYPTDRKNSDQVTPWIEAFVNARKWVEAKMK
- a CDS encoding sensor histidine kinase; amino-acid sequence: MYNCHLLEVVEDGLSYEEYIATHEKPFNDLRISIIALSGAVIYDNMISPDSLDNHRHRPEIETALNDGFGYHIERQSASDGREYFYSATKGKRAIIRTAIPYSSTLRELLKADWDFLGIMIIISSVMSVLAYFATRRLGKTIERLNRFADKAKKGEVFDENEPFPNDELGFISNHIVQLYAQWQQTIRDRDIAYEATLREEQEKMRIKRQLTNNINHELKTPVASIQVCLETLLSGINLSEDKRLELIERCYTNNERLRRLLADVSLITRMEDGSMLISKEKVVLNDILCEIAEELTIMPDEERMTLHTNFNERVILDGNLSLIGSIFRNLTENAIAYSGGRNIYISLIANENKEYHIRFEDDGCGVEEKQLTRLFERFYRIDKGRSRQKGGTGLGLAIVKHAVQFHGGTITASNRPNGGLRFDFVLKK
- a CDS encoding DUF4924 family protein, producing MNQIAQQLKEKNIAEYLIYMWQEEDLIRANHCEPEEMEANVIARYPEEQQPAMREWYVNLITMMGEEGVREKGHLQINKNVIINLTELHNALSSSPKFPFYSAAYFKALPFIVELRNKNGKKDEPELETCFEALYGILLLRLQKKPISEGTAKAVEAITNFLSMLANYYDKDRKGELKLDE
- a CDS encoding LysE family translocator, whose amino-acid sequence is MIQIETIFDILVKGFIIGVVVSAPLGPVGVLCIQRTLNKGRWYGFVTGLGASLSDIAYALLTGYGMSFVFDYINKNIFYLQLLGSIMLLLFGIYTFRSNPVQSIRPASSNKGSYFHNFITAFFVTLSNPLIIFLFIGLFARFAFVQQGVLVFEEITGYFAIAAGALTWWLGITYFVNKVRTKFNLRGIWMLNRIIGSIVMLVSMVGLVYTLLGESLY
- a CDS encoding peptide chain release factor 3 gives rise to the protein MADNTEILRRRTFAIIAHPDAGKTSLTEKLLLFGGQIQVAGAVKSNKIKKTATSDWMEIEKQRGISVTTSVMEFDYRDYKINILDTPGHQDFAEDTYRTLTAVDSVIIVVDGAKGVETQTRKLMEVCRMRKTPVIIFVNKMDREGKDPFDLLDELEEELMIQVRPLSWPIEQGARFKGVYNIYEQKLDLYQPSKQVVTEKVAVDIHSEELDQQIGKSLADKLRGDLELIEGVYPEFDSESYLAGDCAPVFFGSALNNFGVQELLNCFVEIAPSPRPVQAEEREVKPDEPKFTGFIFKITANIDPNHRSCVAFCKICSGKFVRNAPYMHVRHGKTMRFSSPTQFMAQRKTTIDEAYAGDIIGLPDNGTFKIGDTLTEGEMLHFRGLPSFSPEMFKYIENADPMKQKQLAKGIDQLMDEGVAQLFVNQFNGRKIIGTVGQLQFEVIQYRLLNEYNASCRWEPVSLYKACWVESDDPAELEAFKKRKYQYMAKDREGRDVFLADSGYVLQMAQMDFKNIRFHFTSEF